Below is a genomic region from Deltaproteobacteria bacterium.
GGTGCGACGATCTCGATGCCGCGGCTGGTGCTCTGGCTAGCCAGAGCACCAGCCCTTGATCCAATAACACAAATCTCACTCTTACGCTCGTATTTCAATATACAAGGGTGTGCTTTGCGCACCAAAAATGCCTCATCCTTTTTTCACTAGGCGTGGGTATTATTACCTGAACACCTTTATTTAAAAACATCTGCTAGTAAAAAAAACCGAGACCATGGCCGTTTGGAATAAGAATGGTGCGCAGAGCACACCCTACATTTAAACTTGTTTCGATCAACCTCTTGTGCTGACGCACCCCGACAATTGATGAGTTTTTCAGTATCCTTCATAATAAAGACAGGCCCTGAAATTTATAACCGGTCTTTCATATGTCAATAAAGTAAATCCTGAAACAAAAAAAACAGTTTCTTAGAAGCAGCGCCAGGGCCGAAGCAATCCAGGGGTTTTCAATCAAAACATATTCTTGCTATTATCTTTATCTTTTTTTTCAAATTTCTCTAGCCCACAACTCCCTCCCCTAAAGCCAAATCTAAAAATCGTCTTGACATGGATGCTTCCATTTTCTACGGTCTGTCTATGCCTTTTATTTAAAAAGGAGAAACCATAAATGGACAAGGAAACATTCTTAAAACACGGCCATGCCTTTGTGGACTGGATCGGGCAGTACATGGATCATATCGAGGACTTTCCTGTCATGGCCCAGGTGGCGCCCGGCCAGATCGCGGGCCAGTTGCCCCAAACCCCTCCGGGGGAGCCTGAAGAAATGGAGACCATTTTCAACGACTTCAAAGAGATCATCCTGCCTGGTATGACCCACTGGCAGCACCCCTCTTTTTTCGCCTATTTCCCGGCCAATTCCAGCGCGCCTTCCATGCTGGCTGAGTTCCTGACCGCGGCCTTAGGCGCGCAGTGCATGGTCTGGCAGACCTCTCCAGCGGCCACGGAGCTCGAAGAGGTGGTCATGGACTGGCTGCGTCAGATGTTAGGGCTGCCCGAGGATTTTAGCGGCGTGATCCAGGACACGGCCTCGACTTCGACCCTGACCGCCCTGCTCTGCGCGCGCGAACGATCAACCGACTTTGCCATAAACACGCTCGGTTTTAAGGATGGAAGCGCGCAGAACCTTATCGTCTATGCCTCGGAAGAGGTTCATTCTTCGATTGAAAAAGGGGTCAAGATCGCCGGGTTTGGTAAGAACAACCTCTGCCTCATTCCTGCCGGGCCTGACCTGGCCATGCTGCCAGAGGAACTGGAAAAGGCCATTGAAGCTGACCGGCAGGCCGGCCGCCTGCCTTGCTGCGCGGTGGCAACAGTAGGTACCACCTCTTCCACGGCCATGGACCCCTTGAGGACGATTGGCGAGATCTGCGAACGTCACGGCCTCTGGCTCCACGTGGACGCGGCTATGGCCGGGAGCGCGGCCATCCTGCCAGAGATGCGCTATCTCCTGGACGGCGTGGAGTATGCCGATTCGTTTGTCTTTAACCCGCATAAATGGCTCTTCACGAACTTTGACTGCTCAGCCTACTTTGTCAAAGACGTTCACGCCCTGACCTCGACCTTCGAAATTCTGCCCGAGTACCTCAAGACCGATCTGGATCGCCTCGTCAAAAATTTCCGGGACTGGGGCATCCCGCTGGGGCGTCGTTTTCGCGCCTTGAAACTGTGGTTCGTGCTTCGGCATTTCGGAATCAAGGGGCTTCAAGAAAAAATTCGATCCCACATCGAGTACGCCAAAGAATTCGCTTCATGGATCGAGCAAAACCCGGTCTTTGAACTCATGGCCCCGGTCCCCATCAACCTCGTCTGTTTCCGGTACTATCCTCCAGACCGCAGTTTGAGCGAAGAGGAGCTTGAAAAAATAAACAAAGCCCTCATGGATGAACTGAATCGCTCAGGCAAGCTGTTTCTGACTCACACCAAATTGAAGGGGAAGTTCACCCTGCGCCTTTGCATCGGGCAGACCCAGACGACCCAAAGGCACGTCAGGATGGCCTGGGAAAGCATTCAGGCGACCGCGGTGAAATTATGATGAGTTTGGTAGTTTTAGTAGGGTGTGCTTTGCGCACCAAAATTGGCCGTCATTCCGCTTTATAAGAAATGCCTGAATATCGTCGAGCCAAAGAACCTGGAGCAACCTATTTCTTCACTGTCGTAACATTCGAACGACAAAAATTCTTATGTGAGCCCGAATCACGAAATATCTTGCGGTCAGCGATTAAAAAGGTCAAAGGCACTTATCCTTTTCTCATTGAAGCGTGGGTATTGTTACCAGAGCACCTTCATTGTATCTGGACCTTACCCGAAGGCGATAGCGATTACTCTACACGCTGGGCTGTAATAAAGAAGGAATTCACAAAAAGGATCACCCGAATAAAAACCAATGCATTAGGTGATATAGAAATTACAAATTCTCGAAAAAGGCGAAGAGAATCTCGGATATGGCAGCGAAGGTTTTGGGAGCATATGATTCGGGATCAAGACGATTTCAACCAGCATATTGATTACATTCATTATAATCCGGTAAAACACTTGCTGGTCAAAGAGCCGAGACAATGGCCGTTTAGCACATTCCATGGTTTTGTAAAATCCGGCCTATACCCTGAAGACTGGGGAACTCATATATCGGACACGGTTAAAGGCATGGATATGGAGTAAGAATGGTGCGCACAGCACACCCTACATTAATCTGATGCAGCTGTAGGTCAGGGTGGTCCGCGAAGCGGGTCTCCCTGACAATATTAACCATGTTTTGTGTCAGGGAGCTTCGCACCCTGACCTAGAGCTGATTAATTTGGAGTTAAGCCCATGGCGGGTGGCTCAGACAACTTGAAAAAGTTGTCTGTGTTGCAAGCTCTAGCGCAGCAACAAGAATTCTTGTTCAGCAGCCAAGTAAGATATGGTGCGCAGAGCACACCCTAGATTTAATCTGATTTCACCGCTGCCGCCTATACGGGCGGTTAGCCCCTCTTTTCCATAGGAATGTAATCTCTCTCATTCAGTCCGTTGTATATCTGGCGGGGGCGGTGGAGTTTCCAGTCAGGGTCTTCGATACTCTCCTTCCACTGGCTGATCCATCCGGGCAGGCGTCCGATGGCGAACATGACCGTGAACATGTTGAGCGGAATCCCGATGGCCCTCAGAAAGATGCCGCTGTAAAAATCCAGGTTCGGATACAGATCGTGGTCGAGGAAGTATTGGTCTGTCAGGGCCGTCTCTTCCAGTTTCAGGGCGATGTTCAGCAGGGGGTCCTCCTGGTTCTGTTTCTGAAGCACCCGGTCGCAAACGCGCTTCATAATCCTGGCCCTGGGGTCATAGGTCTTGTAAACCCGGTGGCCAAAACCCATGAGCCGAAAAGGATCGTCCCTGTCCCTGGCCCGGGCGATGAAAGGGGCTGGATCGCCGCCGTTTTCATAAATTTGATTGAGCATTTCAATGACAGCCTGGTTGGCGCCGCCGTGCAGGGGGCCCCAGAGGGCGCATATCCCGGCCGAGACGGCCGCGTAAAGATTGACCCTGGCGCTTCCGACCAGGCGCACGGCCGCGGTGGAGCAATTCTGCTCATGATCGGCATGCAGGATCCAGAAGACGTTCAGGGCCGCGACAACGTCTTCGTCAATAATGTAAGGCCGCACCGGTGTATCGAACATCATGTTCAGGAAGTTGGCCGGGTAGCTGAGATTGTGCCTTGGATAGACGAGCTTATGGCCCCGGGAAATCCTAAAGGACATGGCCGCCATGGTTCTGACCTTGGACAGAAGCCTGGTGACCGTGACGTTAGTCTCCTCCTCGTCCGTCCTTTCGGGAATCTCAGGGTAAAAGGCTCGGAGGGCGTTGACCATGGAGGAGAGAATCCCCATGGGATGGGCCCACCTGGGATATTTTTCAAAAAAGGCCCGCATGTCTTCATGAACCAGGGAATGATCATTGAGCAGGACTGAGAAGCGGTTGAGCTGTTTTTGTGCGGGCAGCTCGCCGTTGATCAGGAGGTAGGCCGTTTCGACAAAGGTGGAACCCTCGGCCAGCGACTCAATGGGAATGCCCCGGTACCGCAGAATCCCCTTCTCCCCGTCCACAAAAGTAATCTGGCTGCGGCAGGTGGCCGTATTTACAAGGCCGTGGTCCAGGGTCACCAGGCCGGTTTCCCGGCGCAGCCTGGAAATATCAATGGCCCTTTCCCCTTCCGACCCGGTGATAAGGGGCAGCTTAAAGGTCTGCCCATCTATGATGAGGTCTGCGGTTTCTCCCATTTTCACGCTCCCGTGATTGGCCTTCAGAACGAATTTCGAAGAAGGCGTGCTGACCGGTTCAAATGGCGTCCCGGCCTTGTTCCCCGGTCCGGATACGAATCGCCTTTTCCACGGTCAGGACGAAAATCTTACCATCCCCGATTTTACCAGTATACGCCGTTTTTTGAATGGCGGATACAATTTCATCCACCTTTTCGGCTTCGACGCTGTAAGTCAGGGTGTGAAACGAGCTGACACTCAGCCCTCAGGGGGCTGTTGGTTTTACCGATTTTTAAAACTCTAGACTGGATACCCCTGACTAATCTCAATTCGCTTTCCCGTTTTTGTTATAGAATTCATTGACCTTAAAGACTAATAAAGTATATATTAAAGCGATTCATTACCAATCTTCGTCAGAACAGAACCAGCATTCCTGAGGGAGGTGGCCAGGTGAGCGGGAACTGTAAGATTGTCACCATTGCCAGCGGCAAGGGCGGTGTGGGCAAGACCAATATAGCCTTGAACCTGGCCCTGGCCTTTCAGGATGAGAAGCAGAATGTCTGTCTGCTTGACGCTGATCTCGGGCTGGCCAATGTGGACGTGCTCCTGGGCATCGCGTCAGATTATTCCCTGATAGATTTTATTACCGGGCAGTGCTCCCTGGAAGACGCGACCGTGACTGGCCCGGGGTCTTTGAAGATAATCCCCGGCGGTTCAGCGCTGGAACAGGTGCCTCGCCTCAAGGAGGAGGAAAAAAACAGGCTCTCCGAGCTCCTGCATCATCTCCAGGATTACGACGCCGTGGTCATTGACGCACCGGCCGGTATTTCCGACCAGATTCTAAGCTTTCTCAAAGCCGCTGATTTCCCGGTTCTGGTGATGACCGGGGAACCCACCTCCCTGACTGACGCTTACTCTCTTTTGAAAATCCTCCATGGCCAAGGCAGCAAGAAGCCAGTCAGTATTCTTATCAATCAAGCCAAGTCAATAGACCACGCTAAAAAGATTTATCGGAAGTTCAGGGATGCGGTCGCCAAGTATCTTCAAGCTCCGATAAATTCAATCGGGTATGTCCTGGACGATCCCAGGGTGCCGGAGGCGGTCGTGAACCAGGTGCCTTTTTTCAATCTTTTCCCGGACTCCCCGGCCAGCCTTTGCTTGAAACGCATTGCCAAATATCTTTGTTCGAGTGCTGCCGGTTCGGAAGGGCTGGAGAAATTCGAGCTTCTTTTCTTTTCCCAAAGGGAGGCGGCAGAAGAAGAGAAACTGCCAGAGATTCAGCCGGTTGCCTCACAACCTGAGGCTGATGTCGGCGATCCTGAGGATTTTTCGATGGACGTGGGGCTTGCCAGTGACATCGTTCGTCTCCTTGTCAACGAAAACCTCCTTTCCCTCTCCCAGGTGAATTATGCGCACCGGGTGCAGGAAAGGATGGACAACGCCGAGTCGTTTCTCGATGTGCTCAAGGAGCTGGGCTACATCCGTGAAGAGCAATTAAAGGAAACCCTTTTAAAGCACCGCAGCGGCATTCGCCTGGGCTCGCTGCTCGTGGAGCTCGGTTACATCTCCGAACAGCAGCTGGCCGTGGGCTTACACAAACAGCAACAAGCTAAAAATGAAGGCAAAACCCAGAAGCGCCTGGGCGAGCTCCTGGTTGAAAATAACTACATCTCTGAATACGATCTCGCCCAGGTGCTCTCCCTGCATCTCGGCTACTCCTATGTGGATCTGGAGCCAGGGATGCTTGACTCATCGCTAATGAGCCAGGGTTCTAAGGAACTGTTTGGAAACCACAGCTTCCTGCCTCTTGAGAAAGACAGCGGTTCCGTGAAAATAGCCATTTCCGACCCGCTCAATACCGCGGCCATGAAAGCGGCCGAAAAACTATTCGGACCCAACCTAATTCCTTTGATCGCTTCAGACATCTCTATTAAGCGGACCCTGGCGGCCTTTGAGTCTCTGGACGATACTCAGGGTCAGGTCGAAACCGATCAAACCGAGACTGTAAAGATCGTGGATCAGCTCATACAGGAAGCCTTACGGAAAAATGCGAGCGACATACACATCGAGCCCATGAAAAACAGGGTTCGGGTCCGACTGCGCCGGGACGGCACCCTTGTCCACTACACCGATCTCTCCAAGGAGCAGGAACCGGGCATTATCAATCGTATCAAAGTCATGGCCGGGGCCAATATTGCTGAAAAACGCCGCCACCAGGACGGCCGCATCTTACTGCCTTCTTCCCAGTATGGCAGCGAGATTGATCTGCGCATCTCTTTTTACGTCACGCTTTTCGGCGAAAAGGTGGTCATGCGCATTCTGAGCAAAAAAGCCGAACTCATGAAAATTTCCGACCTCGGCATATCCCCCAAGATGCTTGACCGTTTCAGAGAAGAGGCCCTGGACCTGCCCACCGGCGTCATCCTGCTCACCGGGCCTACCGGGGCCGGGAAGACAACCAGCCTGTATGCGGCCATCAATTACTGCAACAACGTGGACACCAACATCATCACAGCGGAAGAGCCGGTGGAGTATGTTATAGACGGCATATCCCAGTGTTCCATCAACCCCAAGATCGGCATAACCTTTGAAGAGACATTGAGGCACATCCTGCGGCAGGACCCGGACATTATCGTGCTCGGGGAAATCCGGGACAGGTTCTCCGCCGAAAGCGCCATTCAGGCGGCCCTGACCGGCCATAAGGTCCTGACGACCTTCCATACCGAAGACACCATCGGCGGCCTCCTTCGCCTTATAAACATGGAAATCGAAACCTTTCTGATTTCTTCGACCGTGGTGAGCGTGGTGGCTCAAAGGCTGCTCAAAAAACTCTGCCCCTTTTGCAAGGAAAAATATGTTCCCTCCCCCAGGGACCTGAGGCGGCTGAAATACGATTCCACCGCGCTCAACAGGTATGAGTTCCAGGTCGGCGCCGGGTGCGAGCATTGTGACTTTACGGGATACCGGGGCCGCATCGGCGTGTTTGAGCTTCTGGTTCTGAACGAGTATGTCAAAGACGCCATTTTAAGCCGCAAGACCTCTTACGAGATCAGACGCATCAGCATGGAGACCACGGGTCTGGTGACCCTGCTGGAAGACGGACTGGCCAAGGCCGTCCAGGGAACCACCAGCCTCCAGGAAGTAATCCGAAATCTCCCCACTCTGGAACCGCCCAGGCCTCTGGACCAAATCCACCGGCTGATCGGGGAGGGCGCATGAAGGAAAGGCCTTTAATCCAGCTTATTGAAGAAGCGCTTGACAGCGACGAGTTAGAACTGCCTGTTTTCAGCAAAACCGTGCTGGAACTGCAGGAGCTCATGAAAGAGGACAACTACGGACTGAGCGATGTAGCCAGGATTATCGAGAAAGACCAGGCCCTCACCTCCCAGACCCTCAAGGCCGCCAACACCGCCTACTATACCGGTCTGCAGCCGGCCAAGACCATCAAGGACGCCGCGGTGCGGCTCGGAGCGAAAAGTGTCATCAGCATGGTCACACTGACGTCGCAAAAACAGCTCTATCACTCCCAGGTCAAGGAATTCAACCAGATGATGAGAGCCTTATGGAACCATGCCTTGGGGACCGCCACGGCCGCGCGATGGCTTTCCATAAATCTGGGCTTCCAGCACGTGGCTGAGGAAAGTCTGATCGCAGGCCTGCTCCATGACATCGGGAAACTCATTCTCTTAAAGGCTATCGAAAGCTTATTACTGTCAGAGACGATCTCAAAAGAGACCTCACTGGTTCTGATCTATGACATCATTGATACGTTTCATACCGATCACGGCGAACGATTCATGAAGATTCTTAATATGCCCGAGACATATTGCCAGGTCGCCAGCAGGCATCATGACCCGGAAGTAAACGCTGAAAATATTATTTTAAATATTGTGAGATTGAGTAATCTCACGTGCCATAAACTTGGCATCGGCCCCAAACACAGTCCGGAACTCATGCTCTCCACCACACCCGAATCAATAAATCTCATGGCCAAGGATCTTCTCCTGGCTGAGCTGCAGGTGGAGCTGGAAGAAAAATTAGGTTCGCTGGATAAATCATTATAGCTCGTTTATCTTGTGACTGGATGAAGCTGACCGACAGGAATGGAAAACCGGAGGTCCTCTTTGGCACAAAATGTTAACCGGCTGCTAGATCGAAGCATCCCGCAGAAAGGAGGTGAAAGTATTTATCAAGGCAGTCGCGGTAGAGGAGTTAAAGGTTCTCAGGTCCCAGTACTGGCTATGAATCAATCATTCTTAATTACAAGGTAAGGGAGGTTTGGGAGTATGAAGATGGCAAAGATATTAATCTTAAGCGCAGTGGTATTTACTTTAGCCTGTTTCCCTGATCAAGGGTTAGCCAAAACAGAGACTCTGGTATACGGGACAACCGAGAAGGTCATTGATATGGACCCGGCCAATGCCTATGATTTCCACACCTGGGAAATTTTTTACAATATTTATCAGGGCCTTCTCACCTATCCCCCGGGAAAGACCGACCTGACTCCCGAGTTGGCCAAATCATACGATATCAGCGCCGACGGTAAGGAATACACCTTTAAGCTGAGAACGGGTCTTAAACCTGGATTATGCGGCAGGCAAAGGCTTTTCAACACCCCCAAATGGTCCAACGAGTTAGATGACGGTTGCGAAAGGCTGATTATAAATGAAACGCGGCAGTTGCCGCATAATTCCAGGGTAAGTGTTGTGCAAGCCCATTTGCTTTATCCAAAGTCATTTACCTCTCCGGACAAATCGAAAAATTTAACCGAATATTTTAAGAAGAAATTAATGAAATAAAATTGCCGAACCATCGCATTAAGTCTGACAACAGTCCCTGCGGGCCTGTTGCAGCTTATGCGTAGCGGTTCGGCTAACGGAGAATCAACTTATGAACATGAAGCGACTTGTTGCATTCTTTGTCTATGTGGCTCTTGTCACATCAATATCGGCTTGCGCTTCATTTGACCGTATGGTAACCAAGTTTGAGCCACTCAGGACGGAATCGGGTACTCAGATATTCAAATTCACTGCATTTGCTGATGCGGTTTATCCACTCGAATCTGAAAATGCAGAACGC
It encodes:
- a CDS encoding transposase, which produces MPEYRRAKEPGATYFFTVVTFERQKFLCEPESRNILRSAIKKVKGTYPFLIEAWVLLPEHLHCIWTLPEGDSDYSTRWAVIKKEFTKRITRIKTNALGDIEITNSRKRRRESRIWQRRFWEHMIRDQDDFNQHIDYIHYNPVKHLLVKEPRQWPFSTFHGFVKSGLYPEDWGTHISDTVKGMDME
- the tadA gene encoding Flp pilus assembly complex ATPase component TadA, which encodes MSGNCKIVTIASGKGGVGKTNIALNLALAFQDEKQNVCLLDADLGLANVDVLLGIASDYSLIDFITGQCSLEDATVTGPGSLKIIPGGSALEQVPRLKEEEKNRLSELLHHLQDYDAVVIDAPAGISDQILSFLKAADFPVLVMTGEPTSLTDAYSLLKILHGQGSKKPVSILINQAKSIDHAKKIYRKFRDAVAKYLQAPINSIGYVLDDPRVPEAVVNQVPFFNLFPDSPASLCLKRIAKYLCSSAAGSEGLEKFELLFFSQREAAEEEKLPEIQPVASQPEADVGDPEDFSMDVGLASDIVRLLVNENLLSLSQVNYAHRVQERMDNAESFLDVLKELGYIREEQLKETLLKHRSGIRLGSLLVELGYISEQQLAVGLHKQQQAKNEGKTQKRLGELLVENNYISEYDLAQVLSLHLGYSYVDLEPGMLDSSLMSQGSKELFGNHSFLPLEKDSGSVKIAISDPLNTAAMKAAEKLFGPNLIPLIASDISIKRTLAAFESLDDTQGQVETDQTETVKIVDQLIQEALRKNASDIHIEPMKNRVRVRLRRDGTLVHYTDLSKEQEPGIINRIKVMAGANIAEKRRHQDGRILLPSSQYGSEIDLRISFYVTLFGEKVVMRILSKKAELMKISDLGISPKMLDRFREEALDLPTGVILLTGPTGAGKTTSLYAAINYCNNVDTNIITAEEPVEYVIDGISQCSINPKIGITFEETLRHILRQDPDIIVLGEIRDRFSAESAIQAALTGHKVLTTFHTEDTIGGLLRLINMEIETFLISSTVVSVVAQRLLKKLCPFCKEKYVPSPRDLRRLKYDSTALNRYEFQVGAGCEHCDFTGYRGRIGVFELLVLNEYVKDAILSRKTSYEIRRISMETTGLVTLLEDGLAKAVQGTTSLQEVIRNLPTLEPPRPLDQIHRLIGEGA
- a CDS encoding citrate synthase, producing MGETADLIIDGQTFKLPLITGSEGERAIDISRLRRETGLVTLDHGLVNTATCRSQITFVDGEKGILRYRGIPIESLAEGSTFVETAYLLINGELPAQKQLNRFSVLLNDHSLVHEDMRAFFEKYPRWAHPMGILSSMVNALRAFYPEIPERTDEEETNVTVTRLLSKVRTMAAMSFRISRGHKLVYPRHNLSYPANFLNMMFDTPVRPYIIDEDVVAALNVFWILHADHEQNCSTAAVRLVGSARVNLYAAVSAGICALWGPLHGGANQAVIEMLNQIYENGGDPAPFIARARDRDDPFRLMGFGHRVYKTYDPRARIMKRVCDRVLQKQNQEDPLLNIALKLEETALTDQYFLDHDLYPNLDFYSGIFLRAIGIPLNMFTVMFAIGRLPGWISQWKESIEDPDWKLHRPRQIYNGLNERDYIPMEKRG
- a CDS encoding HDOD domain-containing protein, yielding MKERPLIQLIEEALDSDELELPVFSKTVLELQELMKEDNYGLSDVARIIEKDQALTSQTLKAANTAYYTGLQPAKTIKDAAVRLGAKSVISMVTLTSQKQLYHSQVKEFNQMMRALWNHALGTATAARWLSINLGFQHVAEESLIAGLLHDIGKLILLKAIESLLLSETISKETSLVLIYDIIDTFHTDHGERFMKILNMPETYCQVASRHHDPEVNAENIILNIVRLSNLTCHKLGIGPKHSPELMLSTTPESINLMAKDLLLAELQVELEEKLGSLDKSL
- a CDS encoding aspartate aminotransferase family protein, whose amino-acid sequence is MDKETFLKHGHAFVDWIGQYMDHIEDFPVMAQVAPGQIAGQLPQTPPGEPEEMETIFNDFKEIILPGMTHWQHPSFFAYFPANSSAPSMLAEFLTAALGAQCMVWQTSPAATELEEVVMDWLRQMLGLPEDFSGVIQDTASTSTLTALLCARERSTDFAINTLGFKDGSAQNLIVYASEEVHSSIEKGVKIAGFGKNNLCLIPAGPDLAMLPEELEKAIEADRQAGRLPCCAVATVGTTSSTAMDPLRTIGEICERHGLWLHVDAAMAGSAAILPEMRYLLDGVEYADSFVFNPHKWLFTNFDCSAYFVKDVHALTSTFEILPEYLKTDLDRLVKNFRDWGIPLGRRFRALKLWFVLRHFGIKGLQEKIRSHIEYAKEFASWIEQNPVFELMAPVPINLVCFRYYPPDRSLSEEELEKINKALMDELNRSGKLFLTHTKLKGKFTLRLCIGQTQTTQRHVRMAWESIQATAVKL
- a CDS encoding P-II family nitrogen regulator; amino-acid sequence: MSVSSFHTLTYSVEAEKVDEIVSAIQKTAYTGKIGDGKIFVLTVEKAIRIRTGEQGRDAI